Within the Candidatus Coatesbacteria bacterium genome, the region AGCTGGGCGACGACCTCGCCGAACCAGCTCCGGCCGACGATCTTGACCGGGATGCGGCGCTCGTCGGCGGTCACCCAGACGTAGATCTTGCCGTGGACGCGGCTGAGCTTGTACTCCTCGCCCTCGTCCTCGAGAACCTCGGATTCGGGCCGCAGGTCGGGAACGAGCTTGAAACACTCGAAGGTCCCGGCGGGGACCGTGACCATCTCCCGGGCGACGACGTCGACGGTGACGTTCTCGTTGCGGGTGGCGTCGGCGTAGGGGAAGGTGAAGGAGGAGCCGACGCTCATGTCGTTGTAGCGGATGTTGTAGGCCACGGCGAGGGTGTCGCAGCCGCCGTGGACGATGCCGGTGCGGACGTCGGCGGCCGAGGTGATGGTATGGGCCTCGTGGTCGTAGTAGAGGATTTCCTTCTCGACATAGTCGCCCTCGAGGAGGTTCTTCTCGTAGCGCAGCGAGGCTTGCAGCTCGGGGTCGAACAGGCTCTCGACGCGGTCCTGAACGTAAAAGAAGTCGCTGAAGGCGCTCGAGGAGTCGAGCTTCATCGTCAGCTTGAGCACGTCGCGGCCCTGGTAGCGGACCCACTTCTCGACCTTGAGCACGGCGACGCCGGCCATGATGTCGCCGTAGGAGGCGGAGAGGATGATCTTCTCGCCGACGTTGAAAGGCATGTCGTCGGCCAAAGCCGTCCCCGCGGTGCAGAGGAGAACGACGAGGAGGCTGGCGGTCAGAATCCGGCGCATGGTGTTTCCTTCCTTGGTCGGCGAAGGTTAGTCAGCCAGGACGTAGCGCTCGAGGCGGGCGTGGATCTTGCCGAACCAGGTGTTGCCGA harbors:
- a CDS encoding DUF3108 domain-containing protein, with the protein product MRRILTASLLVVLLCTAGTALADDMPFNVGEKIILSASYGDIMAGVAVLKVEKWVRYQGRDVLKLTMKLDSSSAFSDFFYVQDRVESLFDPELQASLRYEKNLLEGDYVEKEILYYDHEAHTITSAADVRTGIVHGGCDTLAVAYNIRYNDMSVGSSFTFPYADATRNENVTVDVVAREMVTVPAGTFECFKLVPDLRPESEVLEDEGEEYKLSRVHGKIYVWVTADERRIPVKIVGRSWFGEVVAQL